The following is a genomic window from Ancylomarina subtilis.
CCTCTTTCTGATTCAGTTCTTCTAAATCACTTTTGAGCGTATTGGATATCAAGTCATCTGTAGCCTGATCATCAAGCTCAAAAACATCTTTTTCAACAGGTAAAGCCGTATCGATATGAAACTCCAATTTGTCGTTCAAATATAGATACAAGCGACGACGATCAGGAATAAAAAGAGCTGCATTTTTCAATTCCTGATTGAATCGTATACTCTTTTTTTGATTCAAAGCCTTTAGCAACAAGAGGTAAGGAGCCTGAAAAAAAGGATAAGCATCAATCAGAGTTTTGAGCTCTTTATGACTGTCTCCATCCATTTTTTGGGGATCTTTTAACCAGGATTGCAACAAGGCCTTGTTCATGCTTTTATCAATAGATTACAAATACTTGCTGAAATTAAAATCACCTTTATTTCAGCAAATAAACTATTATTTTTTGAAGTTCAATGTTAAACTTAATAAAAATCAGCTTAACAAAACTCCGTCGTTACCAGTTTACGACAGATTGGTTGTAAATATCATCAATAATTTTCTCTAATATTTTATCAACAAGTTCGTTTTCAACATCTGTTAACTGCTTGGTACTGTCAAAATCCTCAAATGCAGAGAAACTCTTATCAAAATCATTATCAGGCTCAATTTCATTTGTAAATTTCACCCGAATGGTAATGGTCAAACGGTTGGTTGAAGCAATATCATTACTCGTGATATCCAAGGCTTTGGTTTGATAGCCCGTAATTTCACCTGAGAAATTTAAATGCCCTTCTCCATCAACAATCTCATCAAGAGAAGTTCGGCTGCGAAATTTCTCTTTTAAATCCTCAGTAAACTGATTGCTCAGATTCGGATTTACCAAAGGAGCTCTGTTTTGAAAAAACTGCACCGAAAAGGTTTTTACATCTGGAGATAAAGTCCCTCCGGTAAACGAATAGCTCACTTTACATGCCGTAAAAGCCAATCCAATAATTATAATAAGTAATGATGATTTTATCCAATTCATAATTCAAGTTGTTACTAATATATTTTCAAAACCTGCATCGGTAAAGATACTCAAAGCAGCATTTTATTCAATCTAATTAATATCGTATTCCTTAATTTTTCGATAAAGCGTTCGTTCTGAAATCCCCAAATCCTGAGCCGCATATTTTCGCTTTCCATTATGTTTCTCCAAGGCTTTGCGAATCAATTCCATTTCTTTATCAACAAGAGATAATGATTCTTCGATAAACTCCTCTGTATCCTGAATATCAGGCTCATCAACATGTGAAACATTCACCTTATTCGGAGAGAATGGCTGACGACGAACCACATCAACCTCTTGATCTTCATAAAGCTTACGAATCAACATGGCATTTTTTTGCTGCAAATCATTCGCATCACCATCCTTCTGCATCAAATCGAAAACCAGTTTCTTAAGATCCGTCATGTCTTTCTTCATATCAAACAGAACCTGATACAAAATCTCTCTTTCGGAAGAAAAACTTTTCTCATCACGAGTATCTTTTTTATAGATAGCAGGTAACATCTGCTCATCATTTGCCGGCAAATAATCCTGCAGAATATCGGCAGTAATCAGACGCTCCTTTTCAATAATGGAAATTTGCTCTGTAACATTTTTAAGCTGACGAATATTCCCTGGCCACCTGTAGGCTTGAAGAATTTGCTGAGCCCCCTCATTCAGTCTTAGTGCCGGCATACGATATTTCTCCGCAAAGTCCTGTGCAAATTTTCGGAATAAAAGATAAATATCCTCTCTACGCTTACGCAAAGCAGGCATAACAATGGGTACTGTATTTAGTCTGTAAAATAAATCTTCTCTAAACTTGCCATTTTTAACTGCCTGAGGGATATTAATATTGGTAGCAGCTACAACCCGAACATTTGTTTTTAGAACTTTTGAAGAGCCCACCTTCATAAACTCTCCGGTTTCCAAAACACGTAGTAATCTCACCTGAGTTGACAAGGGTAATTCCCCAATTTCATCTAAGAAAATGGTCCCATTATTAGCCACTTCGAAATAGCCTTTACGATCAGACAAAGCACCCGTAAAAGCACCCTTTTCATGACCAAAAAGTTCTGAATCAATTGTTCCTTCCGGAATCGCACCGCAGTTAACGGCTATATATGAAGCATGTTTACGCGCACTAAACTGATGTATTATTTGAGGAAAAACTTCCTTACCTGTTCCACTCTCTCCGGTAATTAATACCGATAAATCAGTTGGTGCCACCTGCACAGCAATATCAATCGCTCGGGTCAACTCATACGCATTCCCAATAATACCAAAGCGTAATTTTATTTTTTGTACATCCATTCTCGAAATATTGATAAAAATTAAGCCTAAACATCGGGCGGACTTTCAACATTCTCAGAAGAAAACGTTTAAAACCTGCTATTATTTCCGATTGCCTGACAAAATTACTACTTTTTGGAGTCTTTTCTAGGGATAAAACGGGTATTCTTTAATAAATAATGTTAATAATAAACGGATGTTTTTTTAATTTTTTAAAATTCCCCATTCATCAAAAACTGAAAAAGGAAACTATCTTTACTCAATCAAAAATCAAGACGTTTTTAATAATAAATAAACCTCATATGAAATTCATAGGCATCATTCCTGCTCGATTCGCATCAACTCGCTTCCCTGGTAAACCACTTGCCGATATAAATGGTAAACCCATGATACAACGTGTTTACGAGCAAGTAAAAATTGCATTGGATGATGTGGTTGTTGCAACAGATGACCCTCGCATTGAAGAAGCCGTAAAAGCTTTTGGAGGTGAGGTTGTAATGACATCAGAGAAACACCAAAGCGGGACAGATCGCATTGCAGAAGCCATTGAAAAAATTGAAGCTGAAAGTTCAGAAAACTATCAGGTTATTATAAATATTCAAGGTGACGAACCCTTTATTCAGCCGGAGCAAATCCTGGCTCTGAAGGATTGTTTTAAAATACCATCAACACAAATTGCAACACTTATTAAACCCATTGAAAACTCAGATGAGATCTTCGATATGAACAAGGTCAAGGTGGTTGTTAATAAAAACCTGCGCGCACTATACTTTAGCCGCTCTCCTATCCCATTCTTCCGTGGATGTGATAAAAACGAATGGCTGGAGAAGCACACCTACTACAAACATATTGGCATGTATGCCTACCGAAGAGATACTCTTAATGAAATAACCAAACTGCCTCAAAGCTCGCTTGAGATTGCAGAATCGCTTGAGCAATTGCGATGGTTAGAGAATGAATATGTCATCAAAACGGACATCACCAAACACGAATCGATAGGTATAGACACCCCCGAAGATTTAGAACGAGTCAAACAACTTGGCTTGTTATAATACATCTAAGAGTCTGCTTATAAAAGCAGGCTCTTTTTATTTTGAAGAAAGTCAAAAAATATTACCTTCGCGGCCTTAAACATAGAAATATAACGACTCACTTACGTCACGTTTTTGTTTTGCAACATTTCACACCTTGAAATCCGAAACGCCAGTTTCGAAAAGAGTACAAAACAAAAGATGTAAGCCGGAGGAAAAGGTCTCGTTTTACTACCAATTTTATTATTAACAACATCTGTATTTCAATAATGAAATACCGCAATTGCGTGCGCATAAATGCAGCATACCATTGGGGTGCTTTGTTGTGATATGGGTGAAAATTAACAACTCATGATGAAACTTTGGGAGCAACACGCAGGTGAATACAAAAAAACACTTTCACTTAGTATTCCTGTGATTATCGCACAGGCAGGACAAATTACAGTAGGATTAATCGATAATGTCATGATTGGTCAATTGGGCACAATCCCTTTAGCTGCGGCATCCTTTACAAACACCCTATTCAACCTGGTTCTAATATTCGGGATGGGCTATTCATTTGCTTTAACCCCTCTAATTGGCAAAAGCTGGGGAGAAAAGGATCATGCATCTGTTGGTTCATGGATTAAAAATGGTATCATGGCCAATGCCTTCATGGGGCTTGCTCTGGCTCTACTTCTGATTATTTTATATGTATTTATGCCTGACATGGGACAGCCCCAGTCGGTTCTGCAACCCTCACGAGATTATTTAGCCATACTAATGGTCTCAGTAATTCCCATGATGGTATTCTATGGCTACAAACAATTTGCCGAGGGGATTGGTGATACAAAAACCGCGATGAAAATTATGCTTGGAGCAAATATTGTAAATACGGTAGGTAACTACCTGTTTATGTATGGAAAATTTGGTGCGCCTGAAATGGGACTTACCGGAGCGGGCATTGGCACCCTGCTGGCCCGAATATTTATGGCTATTGCCTTTATCATCCTTTTTTATAAAAACCAGAAATACCAACTATTCACAAAGCTATACAAGCAGAGTTCATTTTGCTGGACTAAATTTATTCAGATCGTAAAACTGGGTATCCCTTTGGGCGGGCAAATTGTAATGGAAGCCTGTGCTTTCGGACTATGTGCCATTATGATGGGATGGGTTAGCGAAGTCGGCATGGCCGCACACCAAATTGCCATAAGCCTTTCAACCCTGGGTTTCATGATCTATCAGGGATTGGGATCGGGAACAACCATACGTGTCAGCCATTACAAGGGAGCGAACAATAAAGAGGGGATTATACGTGCAACTAAAACGGCCATGAACCTCATGTATATCTACTGTGCCTTTTCTGTCATCCTGTTTGTCGGTGCCCGTAATTTATTGCCTCTGATGTTTACTACAGATACCTCAGTCATACAGTTAGCCGCACAAATGCTAATTGTTTGTGGAATATTTCAACTTGTCGATGGCATACAAATCGTCCTTGTGGGGACTCTAAGAGGTTTTGCTGATGCTCGAATTCCTGTGATTATAACCTTTATATCATATTTCCTCGTCTCGATTCCTTTTAGCTATTTATCTGCCTTTGTTTGGGAATTTGGCGCCGTTGGTATCTGGTTCGGTTTTCCAATAGGATTGCTTGTATGTTCTGCCCTTTTCCAAATGCGATACAAATACATTCTCAAAAAGATATAATCAGAAAACCAGCAAAAAAAAAGAGATCTAATCATAGATCTCTTTTCTTATCATTTATATATCAAGGATGTCTTATCCCTTTTTCTTAATTTGTATCAAAAGGTCAATATCCAGCAATTCCACCAATTTTTCATCGACTCGAATAATATTCTCCTTATTGAATTTTGAAAAGGTGTGAATGACACTTTCCCTGGAATAGCCAATGGTCTCAGCAATCTCTTTTCTCGAAAAAGGCAATTTAAAGGTACTGGAATTCTCCATTTGAGAGTAGTGTAACAGAAAGGTAGCTAAACTTCCCTCTACATTCTTATTGCTATACATCACCATTCGCTTAACCTGACGATGCGATGTTTTCGACATGGTTTCAATAATACCCATTGCAAAACTGCCATTGGTTTTAATTAATTGCTTGAATACTGCAATGTCTATCAGCAATACTCTGGAGGTTTCCATTGCCGTAGCCGAAATATGATAGGTCTTGTCGTAAAAGGCATGCGACAAACCCAAAAATCGATACTGCGGAGCCATACGAATCGTGTTGTTTCGCCCATCAGATTCAATATTAATCTTGGCTAATCCACTTAAGACGTAATATATATGCGTGGCAAAGCTCCCCTGCTTAATAATATTTTCATTCTTCTTAAAATCAAGAATTGTACTATTATTAATAATCATACTAACATCTCGACCTGAAAGGGAGGAGAAGCAAGGATGCTTCAGATATTGTTCCAACTCAAAATTATCATCCATATCAATTCAACATTTATAAATTCTCGCAACAAATATCTGCTAATTTTTGATCAATCTGTATGTTACAAGATACTTAAATTTGATTTCAAAGAGTAAAATAACTCACCGAAAAATCACAAGACGACACGAGTCATAAACAAATCCACGACAATAAAGCCAAACATCTACTATACAGCTCATTAAGCAGCTGCAAGATCCGAACAAAATCAACAACAGGTAAACTACCTAGTATAACAAGGGTGAAATATCCTACTCCCTGTCACGCCTTTTCCTTTTACTTAGCGTAATTTACTTGTACACAATAGCGTGTCCAGCAACAGATTACAGCGCATATTTGATATCGGATAGCCATATATCTTTACCACCGAATCAGATAAAGAAAAATACATATGTTTTGGATTGAATTTGCGACAGTATTAATAGCAATTTTTGTTGGAGCCCGATTAGGGGGAATTGGACTTGGTGTAATGGGAGGAATTGGACTTTCTGTTTTGACCTTTATTTTTAATTTGCAGCCCACCTCACCTCCTATAGATGTGATGCTAATGATTGTATCAGTTATCACAGCTGCTGCTGCTATGCAAGCCGCTGGAGGACTGGACTATTTAGTCAAGCTGGCTGAAGGATTGCTTCGAAAAAACCCCAATCGGATTACCTTCTACGGACCGATCGTATCTTACTTGTTTACACTTGTGGCCGGTACAGGTCATGTTTGTTATTCGATATTACCTGTTATTTCAGAGGTGGCACGAGAAACCGGCGTGCGTCCTGAGCGACCATTGTCTATTGCAGTGATTGCATCTCAACAGGCTATTACAGCAAGTCCTATATCTGCAGCAACCGTTGCTTTATTAGGTATGCTAACACCTTACAACTTTGAATTGATCGATATATTGATGATCAGTATTCCCGCTACTTTCTTTGGTGTATTGCTTGGCGCCTTTGCAGCCAACAAGATGGGAAAAGATTTAAAAGACGATCCTGAGTATCAAAAACGTTTAAAAGAAGGAAAGTTAACCGTGAAATCTGACAGCACGAATAAAGAAGTTCCAACTTCTGCAAAAATTTCCGTGGGACTATTCGTATTAGGTGCTTTCGCAATTGTCATGTTTGGCTCATTTGCCAGTTTACGTCCGGTATGGAATGTTGGGGGTGAAATGGTTAAAATGGGGATGCCCGCTACCATCGAAATGGTGATGATGGCTATTGCAGCCCTGATCCTGATTTTTGCTAAAGTTAAAGTTGAAGATGTTGCCAAAGGAAATGTTTTCTCAGCAGGAATGCAGGCCGTGATTGCAATCTTCGGTATTGCCTGGATGGGTGATACATTCTTCGCAGCCAATATGGATTACCTGGGAGGCGGTATTAAGGAGATGGTGACCAATATGCCATGGCTGTTTGCCTTTGCCCTATTTGTACTTTCAATTCTGCTCTATAGCCAGGCAGCTACAGTTCGTGCCTTAATGCCTTTGGGCATTGCTTTAGGCCTTCCTGCTCCTGCACTTATTGCCATGTTCCCATCGGTAAACGGATACTTTTTTATTCCAAACTACCCAACCGTAGTTGCTGCGATCAATTTTGACCAAACAGGAACAACACGCATTGGAAAATACCTGCTGAATCACAGTTTTATGATTCCGGGCATGGTGGCTACTATTGGAGCCGTATCAATGGGATTTCTAATGATTTCAATATTATTCTAAATAAAATTAAACTAACGACTAATAAATAATTTAAAACTAAAATTATGAACCTGAAACAAAGAATTACTCGAGTTTTACTTCTGGTAGCGATTGTTACCATGGGAGCAATGACTTCCCTTAATGCACAAACATTACCAAACCTGACTATTATTGCAACTGGTGGTACCATTGCCGGATCAGGTGATTCAAGCATCAAAACCAACTACACTGCGGGTGTTGTTACTGTTGATAAATTATTAGCAGCTGTACCTGAAGTGATGAATTTAGCAAAAATCAAAGGGGTACAGATTTCTTCAATCGGTAGCCAGGAAATGAACGATGCGGTGTGGTTGAAACTAGCTAAAAAAATCAACAGCTTATTAGCTTCTGACGATTGTGATGGTATCGTGATTACTCACGGAACAGATACGATGGAAGAAACCGCTTATTTCCTAAACCTTGTTGTAAAAAGCGACAAGCCGGTTATTTTGGTAGGATCTATGCGTCCAGGTTCTGCAATGAGTGCTGACGGACCAATGAACCTTTTCAATGCAGTTGCTTTAGCTGTTAACCCAGCTTCTAAAGGACGTGGTGTTATGGTATCGATGAACGACCTGATTTTAGGTGCTGACGATGTAACTAAAACCAACACAACTAACGTATCAACTTTCCAGTGCCCTAACTTCGGTGCTTTGGGATACATGCACAATGGTCAGCCTACTTTCCGTCGTGCAACTACAGCTAAAAACACAACAGCTTCAGAATTTGATGTAACCAACTTGAACGAACTACCTAAAGTTGACATCATCTACGGATATGCAAATGCAAATGCAGTTGTTGTTGACGCTTTTGTAAAAGATGGTGCAAAAGGTCTGATTCACGCAGGTGTAGGTAATGGTAACCTTTACCCTACTGTAATGGATGCTTTGGTTTCTGCACAGAAAGATGGTGTACAAGTGGTACGTAGCTCACGTGTATTCTCAGGATCGACAACATTGGATGCTGAGGTTGATGACGCGAAATTCAACTTTGTTGCTTCTCTTTACAAAAACCCACAAAAAGCAAGAATCCTTTTGATGTTGGCTTTAACCAAAACGAACGATTACAAGGAAATTCAAAGAATGTTTTACGAGTACTAGAATATTGATTCTTAAATAGAATCACATCAAGTTACTTATTGATTTATAATCCCTGGGGAGGATCGAGAGGTCACCTCCCCAGGGCTTGTTTATCCCAAATTCAAGGGAAAAACCTCTCAAACGACTTACAATAGAAACCTGTTTATAATAACTAAGATGAGTTTAAAAAAATATATAATCGCGGCTCTTGCAGTTCTGACTATCGGAGGAACAGCTATGGCTCAGGAAGCAATAAATCTGAAAGCGTTGGAGCAAAAAATTGCTTCTTTGGATCAGAAAAATGACTCTTTTAATTTCTACTTAAACCTTCAGAATTCTGCCAATATGTATATCAATGGCGGCGATTACGAAGGCATCGATTTCAAAACAAACCAAATGCGTCTTGAGATGCGTGGTGAAGTGGTTAAAGGTATCCGTTACCGTGTTCGTCACCGTATGAACCGTGGTACTTCTGCCGAAGGATTGGATAACCTGTCACGTGCAACTGATATTGCCTCTATCTCTATCGATGTTGCAAAGAACTTCACTATTACCGGTGGTAAGCAGTGTACAGCATTTGGTGGATACGAGTTCGACCTGAACCCTATTGACATTTACCAGTACAGCGACATGATCGACTATATGGATAACTTCCTAACGGGTGTTGATTTCGCTTATCAGGTAAAAAGTCAGGAGTTCCGTTTACAAATTGTGAATTCTCGTAACGACTATATGGATAATATCTACGAAGGATTGAACGGTGTAGAAGCCAGCAAAAATGCTTTGGGTTATACCTTAAACTGGAATGGTAGCCTTTTCGACGGTAAAGTGCAGACACGTTGGTCTTACTCTTTATTCGAAGATGCTAAGGATAAATTCACAAACTACATTGCTTTGGGTACACAAGTAAAATTGGGTAAAAAAGCACAATTGCAGTTCGACTGGATGAACTCTCACGAGGATATCGACCGTAAAGGCATTGTTTCGGATATGATGAATGCCAATGGTGGTGAGTACGTTCGCGGAATGGATGTGGTGTACAACTCATTGGTTGCCAAAGTTGATTACCGTGTGAACAACAAATTCAACATGTTTGTGAAAGGGATGTACGAAACAGCTACCAACGAAGGTAACACTGATGCCAACCTAAACGACGAGTTCCGTACATCATACGGTTACATGACTGGTTTGGAATATCACCCAATTGCAGAAGGCCTGAAAATCTTCTTCACATACACAGGTCGCTATTTCGATTACGACAGTAGCCTGACTGAAAATATGGGTCTTAAAGATCAGTACACAAACCGTTTCTCAATTGGTATGGTTTACAGACTTAAAATGTACTAGACATTTGTCACTATGGCTTATTTAAATGTTACTATCTGAACACATTTTGAATAAAATGCCCCTCGCATTTTAAAGCTTACTGTTACAAATTATCATAGAGGGGTTCCTGTTTTATCGGGCACCCCTCTTTTTTATAAGACTCATAAACAAGGTCTTTAAAATTCAAGGGTGAAATATTTCACCCCTAAACAGGCGATAAAGAGTTTTATTTTAAGTCGAACAGCATATCTCTTTTGATACAGCATATTGGGACTTAATCTATTTTTGAACCGAAATAAAAACAGCAAATCTGAGCTTAAGAATTCTTACAAATAAAAGCCTCCTCAACAATCCCATTCACAACTTTGTGATGGATCAATTTAAAAGGGACAGAATAACAAAGGATAAAGCAATCAGATAGATTAAATAATAATTAAAGGAATTTCTTCGATGAAAACAAGACAAGAACACGATCTATTGGGTTACAAAGAGGTACCAGCTGATGCATATTATGGTATTCAAACCCTCCGTGCCGTTGAGAACTTTGATATCTGTGGTGTAAAACTTAGCTTCTATCCCCTGTTTATTGATGCTTTGGCAATGGTAAAAATGGCTTCGGCAAAAGCAAACAACGAATTGGGATTGCTTTCTGACGAACTAACTAAAGTAATTGTAAAAGCGGGTGAAGAAGTTTTGGCTGGCGAATATTACGACCAGTTTCCTGTTGACATGATTCAAGGGGGTGCGGGTACATCAACCAATATGAATGCCAACGAGGTAATTGCCAACCGTGCATTGGAATTGATGGGATTTGAAAAAGGAGAATACGAGCACTGTCATCCAAACAACCATATCAACCTTTCGCAATCGACTAATGATGCCTATCCTACTGCCATCAAGATTGCTTTGATCAACCACAATACACGTCTTGTTGAGGTATTGAAAAACCTGGTTGAGTCTTTCCGTGCTAAGGGTAAAGAATTTGCTCACGTTATTAAAATGGGTCGTACCCAACTTCAGGATGCAGTACCAATGACACTGGGACAGGAATTCGAAGCCTATGCTGCAAACCTTGAAGAAGAAATTGCGCGTTTGAACCAAAATGCACAATTGTTCCGCGAAGTGAACATGGGAGCTACTGCTATCGGAACAGGTATCAACTCTGAGCCTGAGTACTCTGAAAAAGTAGTAAGACACTTGCAACAAATTACCAATTTGGATATTGTTTTGGCGGGTAACCTGATTGAGGCGACACCTGACACCGGTTCATACGTTATGTACTCGTCTGCATTGAAACGTTTGGCTGTTAAACTATCTAAAATTTGTAACGACCTTCGTTTGATGTCTGCAGGTCCACGTTGTGGATTGAATGAAATCAACCTACCAAAAATGCAACCAGGTTCTTCAATCATGCCAGGTAAAGTAAACCCTGTTATTCCAGAGGTGGTTAACCAGGTTGCTTTCAAAGTTATTGGTAACGATTTGACCGTAACTTTTGCTGCTGAAGCCGGACAATTGCAACTAAATGTGATGGAGCCTGTATTGGTAAGATCCATTTTGGAATCAATGGAAATGCTTGAAAAAGCAATGGACGTGCTAAAAGACAAATGTATCACTGGTATTACTGCCAACGAAGAACACTGTCGTGAGATGGTGCTTAATAGTATTGGTATTGTAACTGCATTGAACCCAACCTTAGGTTACGAAGCCTCTTCAGCTTTGGCTAAGGAAGCCCTTGCTGATAACCGCAGCGTTTACGATTTGGTTTTGGAGAAAAATCTATTGACCAAAGAGATGTTGGACGAATTGCTACAACCTGAAAGAATGATCAAACCTCAAAAGTTTGTAACAAAATAATATCAAAACTGATGGCACGGCCCTGACCCATGCCACAGATAATTTACCTTTCATGAGTGTAAGACGGCAAGTTCGCTGTTTTAGGATTGATCTCAATTCTAAAACAGATGGCTTGCCGTTCTTCGTTTAAGGTGAGTTATATTTTATTTCCTAAACGGTAGGAACATGTAACATTAGGTATTAAAGAACTCAAACCGAACTAATGCAAATATTTACTACGACTACTTATACAAAATATTTACATTAGTTATTTCTTACCAGTCATCATCTGATTCCTCAGTTAAGTCAGTTACATAAGAATAAAAGTTTTGAGCGTGATTTGTCAGCCTGCCGTGAGGCGTGATTCAAATTTAACCACAAATAGTAACAAGGATCAGGCTGACTTGATTTTTTGCTTACTTTTTTATCGAAGAAAAAAGTAAGAGCCCAGCGGCTTGAGCGACAAGAAATAACATACAAACCACCTCCTCACTCTCCCGAGAAATCGAGACGGGTACTCCTCCTTAACCAAGGATGAGAAATCAATTGTTATCGAGTTGCCACATTTACAGCTTAACTATCATCAGAGCATGACATAACCAATGGGGTTCTCACACTTACAGCTTGCGAGGGCTTCGTGCCCCAGGGATCGGCTCATTTGCAGCTTGCAAATGCTTCATGCCCATGGGATCGTCTCGTTTGCAGCTTGCGAGAGCTTCGCGCCCCAGGGATTGTCATACTTGCAGCTTGCAAATGCTTCATGCCCGTGGGATCGTTTCATTTGCAGCTTGCAAATGCTTCATGCCCATGGGATCGGCTCGTTTGCAGCTTGCGAGGGCTTCACGCCCGCAGGAATGTCTGCCTGCAGCTTATCTTTAGTCGAAATATAACGGCTTGAGTGAAAAAAAATAGCCCTCGCTCCTTCGGGTCCCCCCCTTAACCAAGGAGAAATCAATTGCAATCAAGTTGCCACATTTACAGCTTGCTACCGTCAGAGCATGACTCCAAAAGGAGATTTTAACTTTTCCTTAAGTTTAATTAGTGCTTCATTAAGAGCCATTATCTAAGTCAATTGTTAAATTTGTAGGTAAGCGACATTTAAATTGCTCTTATGAATAAAAAACTCATTGTAGGTCTTATCGTTCTCATGTCAATTTCTCTGCTTGGAATCATTGGCGTTCAGGTTTTATGGATACAAAACAGTATTCGTATTGAAGAGAAAAAGTTTGATGATAATATCAAGACGGTCTTACAAACAGTTGTTGATAAACTTGAACAAGTTGAAGATATCCAAATCATTGGCACGGGCTTAAACTGGGTCAAACAAATTAATAAGAACGACAGTGATATCGTCAAAATATCAGAATTTATCGACAAGAAAAATAATCGGAAACAGCAAAAAATTATCATTCGAGGCAATCACGACTCCCTTTCTAAAAATAAGATTCTAGAAACAAGAGCTCATGTTGTGATTCAAGCAGATGGTGCAGAACTTAAAGTTGAGGGCAATTCAGATGATGATAACGATTCGACCATCGATATTAACATTAATCTAACAGATACCGATACCCTGATTCGAATACAGAAAAAGGAAAAGCAAATTGAGAAGCTATTCAATAAGGTTATTTACGAATACAAACTGAAGGATAACAAGCTTGAAGAACGAATTGACCAGGATGAACTGGCTCAGCAACTGAATCAAGCCATAAGGGATGCACATTTAAATCTCGACTACCAGTTTGGAATAACAAATAATGCCAACACCAAACTTATTTTCTGTTCGGATAGCACGCAAAATACAAGCATTCTGAATTCGAAATACAAGCAGAGTTTATTCCCTGGCGATGTTTTTAAAAAAAACAACCAGCTCTTGCTATCGGTATCAAACCGAACCCGGACGATTTATAAAAACATTTTG
Proteins encoded in this region:
- a CDS encoding Crp/Fnr family transcriptional regulator; this encodes MDDNFELEQYLKHPCFSSLSGRDVSMIINNSTILDFKKNENIIKQGSFATHIYYVLSGLAKINIESDGRNNTIRMAPQYRFLGLSHAFYDKTYHISATAMETSRVLLIDIAVFKQLIKTNGSFAMGIIETMSKTSHRQVKRMVMYSNKNVEGSLATFLLHYSQMENSSTFKLPFSRKEIAETIGYSRESVIHTFSKFNKENIIRVDEKLVELLDIDLLIQIKKKG
- the kdsB gene encoding 3-deoxy-manno-octulosonate cytidylyltransferase, whose amino-acid sequence is MKFIGIIPARFASTRFPGKPLADINGKPMIQRVYEQVKIALDDVVVATDDPRIEEAVKAFGGEVVMTSEKHQSGTDRIAEAIEKIEAESSENYQVIINIQGDEPFIQPEQILALKDCFKIPSTQIATLIKPIENSDEIFDMNKVKVVVNKNLRALYFSRSPIPFFRGCDKNEWLEKHTYYKHIGMYAYRRDTLNEITKLPQSSLEIAESLEQLRWLENEYVIKTDITKHESIGIDTPEDLERVKQLGLL
- a CDS encoding LptE family protein; translation: MNWIKSSLLIIIIGLAFTACKVSYSFTGGTLSPDVKTFSVQFFQNRAPLVNPNLSNQFTEDLKEKFRSRTSLDEIVDGEGHLNFSGEITGYQTKALDITSNDIASTNRLTITIRVKFTNEIEPDNDFDKSFSAFEDFDSTKQLTDVENELVDKILEKIIDDIYNQSVVNW
- a CDS encoding MATE family efflux transporter; this encodes MMKLWEQHAGEYKKTLSLSIPVIIAQAGQITVGLIDNVMIGQLGTIPLAAASFTNTLFNLVLIFGMGYSFALTPLIGKSWGEKDHASVGSWIKNGIMANAFMGLALALLLIILYVFMPDMGQPQSVLQPSRDYLAILMVSVIPMMVFYGYKQFAEGIGDTKTAMKIMLGANIVNTVGNYLFMYGKFGAPEMGLTGAGIGTLLARIFMAIAFIILFYKNQKYQLFTKLYKQSSFCWTKFIQIVKLGIPLGGQIVMEACAFGLCAIMMGWVSEVGMAAHQIAISLSTLGFMIYQGLGSGTTIRVSHYKGANNKEGIIRATKTAMNLMYIYCAFSVILFVGARNLLPLMFTTDTSVIQLAAQMLIVCGIFQLVDGIQIVLVGTLRGFADARIPVIITFISYFLVSIPFSYLSAFVWEFGAVGIWFGFPIGLLVCSALFQMRYKYILKKI
- a CDS encoding anaerobic C4-dicarboxylate transporter family protein; protein product: MFWIEFATVLIAIFVGARLGGIGLGVMGGIGLSVLTFIFNLQPTSPPIDVMLMIVSVITAAAAMQAAGGLDYLVKLAEGLLRKNPNRITFYGPIVSYLFTLVAGTGHVCYSILPVISEVARETGVRPERPLSIAVIASQQAITASPISAATVALLGMLTPYNFELIDILMISIPATFFGVLLGAFAANKMGKDLKDDPEYQKRLKEGKLTVKSDSTNKEVPTSAKISVGLFVLGAFAIVMFGSFASLRPVWNVGGEMVKMGMPATIEMVMMAIAALILIFAKVKVEDVAKGNVFSAGMQAVIAIFGIAWMGDTFFAANMDYLGGGIKEMVTNMPWLFAFALFVLSILLYSQAATVRALMPLGIALGLPAPALIAMFPSVNGYFFIPNYPTVVAAINFDQTGTTRIGKYLLNHSFMIPGMVATIGAVSMGFLMISILF
- a CDS encoding sigma-54 interaction domain-containing protein is translated as MDVQKIKLRFGIIGNAYELTRAIDIAVQVAPTDLSVLITGESGTGKEVFPQIIHQFSARKHASYIAVNCGAIPEGTIDSELFGHEKGAFTGALSDRKGYFEVANNGTIFLDEIGELPLSTQVRLLRVLETGEFMKVGSSKVLKTNVRVVAATNINIPQAVKNGKFREDLFYRLNTVPIVMPALRKRREDIYLLFRKFAQDFAEKYRMPALRLNEGAQQILQAYRWPGNIRQLKNVTEQISIIEKERLITADILQDYLPANDEQMLPAIYKKDTRDEKSFSSEREILYQVLFDMKKDMTDLKKLVFDLMQKDGDANDLQQKNAMLIRKLYEDQEVDVVRRQPFSPNKVNVSHVDEPDIQDTEEFIEESLSLVDKEMELIRKALEKHNGKRKYAAQDLGISERTLYRKIKEYDIN